The proteins below come from a single Triticum aestivum cultivar Chinese Spring chromosome 5D, IWGSC CS RefSeq v2.1, whole genome shotgun sequence genomic window:
- the LOC123124834 gene encoding glutamate receptor 2.8, whose protein sequence is MERASQITFFLLLIIHSGIAQNATTSGADEFPVGVILNLESLRGKMARTSILMALEDFYTAHRNYSPKVVLHIRDSKSNSIEAASAALDLLENYSVQVIIGPQTSSQAAFVSDLGNKSQVPVISFTATSPSLYSGSLPYFVRATLSDSTQVNSIASLIKAYGWRQVVPIYEETDYGRGVIPHLIDALQEIDVRVPYRSVIPLSATTEQITKELYKLLTMQTRVFLVHMSPDLASILFTMAKEVGMMKKGFVWIMTDGLTNVIDSTNPSVMEAMNGVLGVKFYTPKSEELDNFTIRWNRRLQIDNPNDPPLKLSIFELWGYDTIWAVAQAVENLGIKNKTSFQKPAVARNMTSLGTSVYGPDLLKTILQYKFRGLSGHFDLSGRQLQASTFQIINVVDKGWKEIGFWTAENGISRRLYHGESMTRHSGLASDLNPVIWPGKSTEVPRGWEAAVNRKKLRVGVHVSVYPQFMTSGKDPITGATKAEGLSIDVFEEAVKRLPYALPYEYVAFGTTNDTSTGGYDDFVYQVYLKKYDIAIGDITISENRMSYVDFTLPYTESGVAMVVPAKSSRTNNTWIFVEPLSRDLWLGSIILLFYTWVVLWLLEFLGNNTNILGEVPRKLGIMTFFSLFGDKDRVERLLSRIVLIVWVFFFLVLSASYTANLATMLTIRQLNPTITDIHELRKSGDYVGCIRGSYVERILEQLNFDGSKIKTYNTYDGFYSALSKGSKNGGIAAFIHEVPYIRLFLARNCKGYTMVPFYKAAGFGYAFPKGSPLVGDISKAILSVIGGDTINQIEKKWIGIGYQNNCNNAGRAPDPEKLTPDGFTGLFILSGVVSTSSLLIAVVIYFYEKKNSTTKTQPDQKGDQAEGNERGNEAGEEMQNIGLQPIGHRRNASAVSWGFRRSFGTRVAPVSSSSRF, encoded by the exons CTCTCGACCTGCTAGAGAATTACAGCGTCCAAGTTATTATAGGTCCTCAAACATCTTCACAAGCAGCATTTGTATCGGATCTCGGGAATAAAAGTCAGGTCCCTGTCATCTCCTTCACAGCAACAAGCCCATCTCTTTACTCTGGCAGTCTTCCATATTTTGTTCGTGCAACATTGAGTGACTCTACACAAGTGAATAGCATTGCCTCCCTAATCAAGGCCTACGGGTGGAGACAGGTGGTGCCAATTTATGAAGAAACTGACTATGGTAGAGGTGTCATACCACATCTCATTGAcgccctccaagaaattgatgTTCGTGTTCCCTACCGGAGTGTGATCCCCCTGTCAGCAACTACTGAACAAATTACCAAAGAACTCTATAAGTTATTGACAATGCAAACAAGGGTCTTCTTGGTGCATATGTCACCTGATCTGGCTTCGATCCTCTTCACAATGGCAAAAGAGGTTGGTATGATGAAGAAAGGATTTGTATGGATCATGACAGATGGGCTAACCAATGTCATAGACTCCACGAACCCTTCTGTCATGGAAGCAATGAATGGTGTTTTAGGAGTAAAGTTTTATACTCCTAAATCAGAGGAACTGGATAACTTCACCATACGCTGGAACAGGAGATTACAGATTGATAACCCAAATGATCCACCACTGAAACTAAGCATATTTGAACTCTGGGGCTATGATACTATATGGGCGGTAGCGCAAGCAGTTGAAAACCTTGGTATTAAGAACAAAACATCATTTCAAAAACCAGCAGTTGCAAGAAACATGACAAGCTTGGGAACTTCTGTTTATGGCCCGGATCTCCTAAAGACCATCTTGCAATACAAATTTAGAGGTTTGAGTGGTCATTTTGACCTTTCAGGCAGGCAGCTGCAAGCTTCTACATTTCAGATAATAAATGTAGTTGATAAAGGGTGGAAAGAAATTGGGTTTTGGACTGCAGAAAATGGTATTTCCCGGCGACTATATCACGGAGAATCAATGACACGGCATTCAGGCTTAGCTTCTGACCTAAACCCGGTAATTTGGCCAGGAAAATCAACAGAGGTACCCAGAGGGTGGGAAGCTGCTGTGAACAGGAAGAAGCTTCGAGTAGGAGTGCACGTAAGTGTATACCCACAATTTATGACAAGTGGAAAGGATCCTATCACAGGGGCAACTAAAGCAGAGGGCCTTTCAATTGATGTATTCGAAGAGGCAGTTAAAAGACTTCCCTATGCACTACCTTATGAATATGTGGCATTTGGCACCACGAATGACACAAGCACTGGAGGTTATGATGATTTTGTTTACCAAGTTTACCTTAAG AAATACGATATAGCAATTGGAGACATAACAATCTCAGAGAACAGAATGTCTTACGTCGACTTCACTCTACCGTACACAGAATCAGGAGTGGCAATGGTTGTTCCAGCCAAGAGCAGTAGAACTAACAACACATGGATTTTCGTTGAGCCATTATCACGTGACCTGTGGCTCGGaagtatcatattacttttctacacATGGGTTGTTCTCTGGCTATTGGAGTTTCTTGGAAACAACACAAATATCCTGGGCGAAGTTCCCAGAAAGCTCGGGATTATGACCTTCTTTTCCCTGTTTGGAGACA AGGACAGAGTGGAACGCTTACTATCTCGGATAGTTTTGATTGTATGGGTATTTTTCTTCCTTGTATTGTCAGCAAGCTACACCGCGAACTTGGCAACGATGCTTACCATACGACAGCTAAATCCAACTATAACTGATATCCATGAACTCCGCAAAAGCGGGGACTATGTAGGATGCATTCGTGGTTCCTACGTCGAGAGAATATTGGAACAACTCAATTTCGACGGATCGAAGATCAAGACCTATAATACCTATGATGGATTTTACAGTGCGCTCTCAAAGGGAAGCAAAAATGGTGGAATTGCTGCGTTCATTCATGAAGTCCCATACATCAGATTATTTCTTGCAAGGAACTGCAAAGGGTACACTATGGTTCCATTTTATAAAGCAGCAGGTTTTGGATAT GCATTTCCAAAAGGATCTCCTCTAGTTGGGGACATCTCGAAGGCAATCCTCAGCGTAATAGGAGGAGACACTATTAATCAAATTGAGAAGAAATGGATCGGAATCGGATATCAAAACAACTGCAACAACGCGGGGCGTGCACCTGATCCAGAAAAACTCACACCGGATGGTTTTACAGGACTTTTTATACTTAGTGGAGTTGTTTCGACTTCTTCTCTTCTGATAGCCGTGGTGATTTACTTTTATGAAAAGAAAAACTCAACAACTAAGACACAACCTGACCAAAAGGGAGATCAGGCAGAAGGAAATGAAAGAGGTAATGAAGCTGGAGAAGAGATGCAAAACATAGGTCTACAACCAATTGGCCACAGGCGCAATGCTTCAGCTGTCTCTTGGGGGTTTAGAAGAAGTTTTGGCACAAGAGTGGCACCTGTTTCAAGTTCAAGTCGTTTCTAG